CCTGCTAGCGTGGAGTCTTGGCCACCGCTTATTCCTAAAACATATCCTCTGGCTTTTGTTTTAACTAAATAATTTTTTAAAAAGTCGATTCGTTTTCGAATCTCTTCTTTTGGTTGAATCGTAGGACTGATATTCAAATCCTTCATAATCTGTTTTTGTAAACTCATTTTTCAACCTCCTGATCTTCATTTATATATGTAATTTACCATAAGTCGTTTGAATAATCATAAATAACCCTTTACTTATACTTTTTCATTAGGGTCATGAAACTATACGAAGCAACATTATTATCTATATAATATAAAAAGGAGGTTGTATGGAATGGAATGCTCTATTAATATTGGGAATTTTAAGGTGATTTCGATTACAAATAATGCAAATATTAATTTTCAGTCCACCTTCCAGAACAGCCATACAGCTAATTCCACCATAATTGGCGGTTGTTTTAATTTCGGTGATTATTGCACTAATTCTTGTACACAGGATAATCAATCGAGTGGTATCGGAGTTCCAAAGAGCGAAAACAGTCAATTGTAGCTTCTTATTATTTTTTGTTTATAGATCTATTTTCTTGTAAAAAATAGTCCAGTAAACACAGTAGGGTTTTTAATTATGGAGGGATCATGATAAATATGGATGCAAAAACATGCAATGAGTCTAGGGTAGTAAGAACAAGTAGGGTTTTCCCAAATGATGTAAATAACCACAATACATTATTTGGTGGAAAACTGATGAGTGATGTTGACATGATCGCCTCAATTACAGCACAGAGACATTCTAGGAGAGATTGCGTTACAGCATCAACCGATTCTGTTGACTTTCTAAGTCCGATCACACCCGAAAATTCCGTCTGCTTTGAATCGTTCGTGACATGGACAGGCACTTCTTCCATGGAGGTTTTTGTAAAAATAATTGCAGAAAATCTTAAAACAGGCGCTAGAAAAATTGCTGCCACCGCCTTTCTAACTTTTGTGGCTTTAGATGATCAAGGAAAACCAGCAAGAATACCTAAAGTCATCCCTGAAACGGAAGAAGAAATAAAGCTTCATGAAACTGGACAAGAACGTGCAGAAATGCGAAAAGTACATCGAAAGAACAGTAAAGAATTAGCAACCCATTTTACAACCACCAAACCATGGGAAAAATAAAAAGAGCAAGCCCCGCAACTAGTTGCGAAACGTGCAGTGAACTAGTTTAGACAGGACGAACTAACCGTGGAGCTGGGTTACTTGCGCTAGACAATTCTCATTGTTCACCTACTGTATAAATTCCGACAGATAATAAAACCTCAAAATCCCCATTTCATTTAGACTGGGATTTTGAGGTTTATTAATTTATGGATTTCACGTAATGTTTTATGGATATTAATAGTTTTATCACGAACATTCAGTAGTATCGCAATCGAAGTTTTATCTTTATAAAGAGCATGAATCGACTCAAAACCGCCAAGAACTCCCCTGCTTAAAAAAACATTCCCATTATTATAAAATCCAAGCCCATATTTTGATTTAGATCTTGGTGTTACCATTTCCTTTAAGCTTTTATTCGAAACCAGATTACCGTTAAGTAATGATTGATCAAACAATGATAAATCATAAGCAGTTGAATAAATATCCCCGCAACCAAACAATAAAGGAATAGTAAAGTTGCCGACTCTAAGCAACTGTTGACCTTGTTTCATATACCCAACTGAATTATACGGAACAGTGTAACTACGGGTAATAAATCCAGACGCCCCCATGTTCGCCTTATCAAATATATTGAATTGAATATAATCATGTAGAGGCATACCTGCAACCTTTTCAACAATATAACCAAGGACCATATAATTGGCATCTCTATACTCCCATTTTGTCCCTGGCCGGAAGGTGACATGTCTTTTTTTAATTTCTCTTATTAAATCTTGTGGCCGCGAGTCCCTTGTATGCCAAATTGGATTTTGAATGCCTGAGGTATGGGATAATAGATGGATTAGTTTAATTCTTTTCCCATTTGGAAAATGCGGAATATATTTTGAAACAGGGTCTTCTATATTTAATTTTCCTTTTTCCTGAAGTTGCATAATACTTGTGGCAACAAATGCTTTGGTAATAGAACCGATTGGATAGGTAGTAGAAGACTGATTCCTCTTCCTATTTTTAAAAGATGAATAGCCAACACCCTCATTAAAAATGATTCTATTATCGTTTATTACAGCCACACTTCCGTTTATATGATGTGAAAGTAAATATTCGGTGACTTTTGTTTGAATAAGCTTTTCTTTACTAACAGGATGAACCGTCTTTTTTTCAAGGTGAGTATAAACAACATTTTTAGGATGGAGAGAATGTCTATTACCAATGGTTCCAGCATTTTGACAGCCAACTAGTCCTGTAAGAAAAATAGTAATTAACAAAAATTTATATTTCACTTTTTCCACCATCTTTTGGTTGTAATATGATAATCGGGCTATTTATTCTTTTTTCGCATTACTTCTTCCACGTGACTATTTCATCTTCTTCATCAAATTCAATAATCACATCAACAACACCTTTTTCCGCCATGATTTTTTCTTCCAAACGGTCTTTAATGTCATCAGCCGCGGCAACTGTTAGCTTTGGATCAACTTCTATTTCTATTTCTACATGGAGGTCTTCTCCTTCTTTGATGACTGTAATCCCTTGAATATCCTTTACATCGGGGTCCTCCATTACCAAATTTCCTATTTTCTGCTCCATTTCTTCATCTGCTTGACCGATTACCCCTGCAGCGTTATCCAAAAACACTTTACCGACCACAAAGAACATCATTGCTCCAATTAAGACTGAGGCAATGCCCTCCGCCTGATGAAATACTGTGAAATGGGCGAGAATGACAGAAATAATAGCCAACAAACCTCCAATAGTAGCAACCAGATCCTCCATAAAGACTAGCTTCGTTGCCGGTTTCGCTCTCCCTAAATTTGCAAGGCTTTGAACGAATAGATCGATTCCCCTCGTATGAATCTCACAATCATGTAAGATTTCCTTCATTGCTCTAAAAAGGACGAAGGATTCGAGGATTGTTGCAGCAACAAGCACGACAATATTTAAGATAAATCCCTTCGATTCAGTTGGATCGATAATATGGTGATAACCCTCTTTAATCGTTTCAAATGCCATGATTCCAACAATTAAAACTGCGCCTAAAAGAACAAGGTTGACCAGTCGGCCAAAACCATTCGGAAAACGTTCGGTAGGGGCCTTTTTACTTAAAGCCGATCCCATAAAAACAAAAAACTGGTTCGCTGTATCTCCTAGACTATGCATCGTTTCAGCAAACATCGCCACATTCCCGGTATATGTATAGGCAACACCCTTTATAATGGCAATAACCGCATTGACAATTGCCGCAAGCAAAGCGGATTTATTCCCTTTTTTTAACAATACCATTAATTCTCTCATAGGATCTCCTTTCATCCTTACTACTTATACTATTTTCTAAAAAGGTCAGAATCATGAAATTTAAATGAATAAATTAAGACAAAAAAAATTAAGGCGTTTAGCATAGTTCCCGACCGTGAAAACAAAAAATTCAGCATTATTCATTAACAATGCCATTGTAAAGAAAACTCGCTGATTAGCGAAAAGAAGTCTGCCAATTAAGCAGACTTCTTTTCGTTAGTTTATCGTTTATACTCATAATAATCCTGTGAATGGTAGGCCCTGAAGCCACAAGATTCATAGAGCCTCAATGCGTGGGCATTTTTTGCTTCAACCTCTAAAAAAATCGGATATCCTTCCTGATTTTCTTTTATAATCACATTGGCTAAAACATTTCTCCCAATTCCTTTTCCCTGATATTCAGGAAAAATGGCGAATCCATAAATCCATGCTTCCCCATTGGAATGCGAAACGCGGATTTTCCCAACCGTCTTGTTATCTTTTTCAATCATAAAATACTCTTGTTCATCCGCTCGTCTGCCTTGCGAACGATACTTTCTTGCATCATCTTCATTAAGTCCAAAGCACTGCACATCTAATTGAACTTCATCCTCAAAATCTTTCTCTGTTGATGGCCTTAGTGTAACTGTACCATCTCCTACCAATTTCGTTTCTTCCCATTGCATTTGATATTCACTAATAGAATAATTACAGGAAACATTTTGTAGAAATCCTTTTGCAGTGTGCGAATTGGAAGGGGCATTTAAAAGTACTTCCGTAAATTTTTGCGTCTCGATTAATGTATTAACCTTTGAAAAGAGCTTCGAAAAAATCCCTTTCCTGCGGTAACTTGGCTTTACCATTCCACAAAGTTCAGCCTTATTGCCAAACCGGTAGACGCCTAGGAACCCAACAAGCCTTCCATCTTCGTAATGGTAGAGATGCCCCATTTCCTCATCGCTCGGATTCCTTAGCATACTCCAATTCAATTTCAATTGAATTAGATCCTCAGCTTCACATTCCTTTTGTAGCTCTTCTATCTCGTTTAACTGTTGATTTGTTA
The Neobacillus sp. PS3-40 genome window above contains:
- a CDS encoding spore germination protein, whose product is MECSINIGNFKVISITNNANINFQSTFQNSHTANSTIIGGCFNFGDYCTNSCTQDNQSSGIGVPKSENSQL
- a CDS encoding acyl-CoA thioesterase produces the protein MDAKTCNESRVVRTSRVFPNDVNNHNTLFGGKLMSDVDMIASITAQRHSRRDCVTASTDSVDFLSPITPENSVCFESFVTWTGTSSMEVFVKIIAENLKTGARKIAATAFLTFVALDDQGKPARIPKVIPETEEEIKLHETGQERAEMRKVHRKNSKELATHFTTTKPWEK
- a CDS encoding serine hydrolase domain-containing protein, whose amino-acid sequence is MKYKFLLITIFLTGLVGCQNAGTIGNRHSLHPKNVVYTHLEKKTVHPVSKEKLIQTKVTEYLLSHHINGSVAVINDNRIIFNEGVGYSSFKNRKRNQSSTTYPIGSITKAFVATSIMQLQEKGKLNIEDPVSKYIPHFPNGKRIKLIHLLSHTSGIQNPIWHTRDSRPQDLIREIKKRHVTFRPGTKWEYRDANYMVLGYIVEKVAGMPLHDYIQFNIFDKANMGASGFITRSYTVPYNSVGYMKQGQQLLRVGNFTIPLLFGCGDIYSTAYDLSLFDQSLLNGNLVSNKSLKEMVTPRSKSKYGLGFYNNGNVFLSRGVLGGFESIHALYKDKTSIAILLNVRDKTINIHKTLREIHKLINLKIPV
- a CDS encoding cation diffusion facilitator family transporter codes for the protein MRELMVLLKKGNKSALLAAIVNAVIAIIKGVAYTYTGNVAMFAETMHSLGDTANQFFVFMGSALSKKAPTERFPNGFGRLVNLVLLGAVLIVGIMAFETIKEGYHHIIDPTESKGFILNIVVLVAATILESFVLFRAMKEILHDCEIHTRGIDLFVQSLANLGRAKPATKLVFMEDLVATIGGLLAIISVILAHFTVFHQAEGIASVLIGAMMFFVVGKVFLDNAAGVIGQADEEMEQKIGNLVMEDPDVKDIQGITVIKEGEDLHVEIEIEVDPKLTVAAADDIKDRLEEKIMAEKGVVDVIIEFDEEDEIVTWKK
- a CDS encoding GNAT family N-acetyltransferase; this translates as MLTNQQLNEIEELQKECEAEDLIQLKLNWSMLRNPSDEEMGHLYHYEDGRLVGFLGVYRFGNKAELCGMVKPSYRRKGIFSKLFSKVNTLIETQKFTEVLLNAPSNSHTAKGFLQNVSCNYSISEYQMQWEETKLVGDGTVTLRPSTEKDFEDEVQLDVQCFGLNEDDARKYRSQGRRADEQEYFMIEKDNKTVGKIRVSHSNGEAWIYGFAIFPEYQGKGIGRNVLANVIIKENQEGYPIFLEVEAKNAHALRLYESCGFRAYHSQDYYEYKR